One genomic segment of Dysosmobacter sp. Marseille-Q4140 includes these proteins:
- a CDS encoding helix-turn-helix transcriptional regulator: MKNLRLKSARAARDLSQQQLAEAVGVSRQTINAIEKGDYNPTIKLCLAICRVLGKTLDELFWEEA; this comes from the coding sequence ATGAAGAACCTCCGCCTGAAATCCGCCCGGGCCGCCAGGGACCTGAGCCAGCAGCAGCTGGCGGAGGCGGTGGGGGTCTCCCGCCAGACCATCAATGCCATTGAGAAGGGGGACTACAACCCCACCATCAAGCTGTGCCTGGCCATCTGCCGCGTGCTGGGCAAGACCCTGGACGAGCTCTTCTGGGAGGAAGCGTAA
- a CDS encoding DUF3343 domain-containing protein: MRPKQPRLIVSFHTTAEAIATETACRRRGLDGKLISVPRSVTSDCGLAWSAPPELEESLRQLLAESGVEPAGFHHLTV, encoded by the coding sequence GTGCGACCAAAACAGCCGCGGCTGATCGTCTCCTTCCACACCACGGCGGAGGCCATTGCCACCGAGACGGCCTGCCGCCGCCGGGGACTGGATGGAAAGCTGATCTCCGTGCCCCGCAGCGTTACATCCGACTGCGGCCTGGCCTGGTCGGCGCCGCCGGAGCTGGAGGAATCGCTGCGGCAGCTGCTGGCGGAGAGCGGCGTGGAGCCCGCCGGATTTCACCATCTGACGGTGTGA
- a CDS encoding flavodoxin, whose product MKKIAIVYWSGTGNTEAMAACIAEGIRESGAEAELMGPGEFSAARFAEFSAVAFGCPAMGSEQLEEMEFEPMFAGLESALGGKRIALFGSYSWADGQWMRDWCARSDDAGAILLDEKGLICYEAPDADGQEACRALGRRLAAW is encoded by the coding sequence ATGAAAAAGATCGCCATTGTATATTGGAGCGGCACCGGCAACACGGAGGCCATGGCCGCCTGCATCGCCGAGGGCATCCGGGAATCCGGCGCCGAGGCGGAGCTGATGGGCCCCGGGGAGTTCTCTGCCGCCCGCTTTGCCGAGTTCTCCGCCGTGGCCTTCGGCTGCCCTGCTATGGGCAGCGAGCAGCTGGAGGAGATGGAATTTGAACCCATGTTCGCGGGGCTGGAGAGTGCCCTGGGCGGCAAGCGGATCGCCCTTTTCGGCTCCTACTCCTGGGCCGACGGCCAGTGGATGCGGGACTGGTGTGCCCGCAGCGACGACGCAGGCGCCATCCTTCTGGATGAGAAGGGGCTGATCTGCTATGAGGCCCCGGACGCCGACGGCCAGGAGGCCTGCCGCGCCCTTGGCCGGCGTCTTGCCGCCTGGTGA
- a CDS encoding YedE-related selenium metabolism membrane protein, with the protein MRENSWLRDYGPLLLTGVVVGVAALVLTACGNPANMGFCIACFERDIAGALGLHSAAKVQYFRPEIAGIVLGALVAAVAAKEFRAKAGSSPACRFLLGLFVMIGALVFLGCPLRMVIRLGGGDLTAVAGLLGFIAGIGVGVVCLRKGFSLGRAYPVRSGEGMALPLILVIGLVLLLVFPSLLRFSEEGPGSQHAFWLISLVAGGVVGVLAQRSRLCMAGGIRDAVMVHDFRLLAGFVAIWATVTIGNLILHKYNLGAVSQPIAHSQYLWSFLGMALAGWGSVLLGGCPLRQLILAGEGNGDSAVTVLGMVVGAALAHNFGLAGNADSVAEDGTYVVGGIGTAGMVAVVLGFIVLLAVTLTHLPGKEDA; encoded by the coding sequence ATGAGAGAGAATTCCTGGCTGCGGGACTATGGTCCGCTGCTGCTGACCGGCGTGGTGGTGGGCGTGGCGGCCCTGGTGCTGACCGCCTGCGGCAACCCCGCCAACATGGGCTTCTGCATCGCCTGCTTCGAGCGGGACATCGCCGGTGCCCTGGGCCTGCACAGCGCCGCCAAGGTCCAGTATTTCCGTCCGGAGATCGCGGGCATCGTCCTGGGCGCCCTGGTGGCGGCCGTGGCCGCCAAGGAGTTCCGGGCCAAGGCCGGGTCCTCCCCCGCCTGCCGCTTCCTGCTGGGATTGTTCGTGATGATCGGCGCCCTGGTGTTCCTGGGCTGCCCTCTGCGCATGGTGATCCGCCTGGGCGGCGGCGACCTGACCGCCGTGGCGGGCCTGCTGGGCTTCATCGCCGGCATCGGCGTGGGCGTGGTGTGCCTGCGCAAGGGCTTCTCCCTGGGCCGGGCCTATCCTGTCCGCTCCGGCGAGGGCATGGCCCTGCCCCTGATCCTGGTGATCGGCCTGGTTCTGCTGCTGGTCTTCCCCTCCCTGCTGCGCTTCTCTGAGGAGGGCCCCGGCTCCCAGCACGCCTTCTGGCTGATCTCCCTGGTCGCCGGCGGCGTGGTGGGCGTGCTGGCCCAGCGGAGCCGCCTGTGCATGGCCGGCGGCATCCGGGACGCCGTCATGGTCCATGATTTCCGGCTGCTGGCGGGCTTCGTGGCCATCTGGGCCACGGTGACCATCGGCAACCTGATCCTGCACAAGTACAACTTGGGCGCCGTGTCCCAGCCCATCGCCCACAGCCAGTACCTGTGGTCCTTCCTGGGCATGGCCCTGGCGGGCTGGGGCTCCGTGCTGCTGGGCGGCTGCCCCCTGCGGCAGCTGATCCTGGCCGGTGAGGGCAACGGCGACTCCGCCGTCACCGTGCTGGGCATGGTGGTGGGCGCCGCCCTGGCCCACAACTTCGGTCTGGCCGGCAACGCCGACTCCGTGGCCGAGGACGGTACTTACGTGGTGGGCGGCATCGGCACCGCCGGCATGGTGGCCGTGGTGCTGGGTTTCATCGTGCTGCTGGCCGTGACCCTTACCCATCTTCCCGGAAAGGAGGACGCATGA
- the smc gene encoding chromosome segregation protein SMC gives MYLKALEIQGFKSFPDKTVLNFGEDITAIVGPNGSGKSNISDAIRWVMGEQSAKGLRGAKMEDVIFGGTEKRAQVGFAQVTLVIDNTEHIFPTMEESEVAVTRRYYRSGESEYYINRQSVRLKDVTELFMDTGMGKEGYSIIGQGKIDEILSAKSGERREIFEEAAGIAKFRHRKEDAERKLERTEENLVRINDKISELELQVDPLRDQAEKAKKYLILRDELRLLEISLWLENLDALKAGRRKLEADFHAAEAERDQARAALDALYAEGEQYGARMQEKDMEAERLRAQVSQLETQAKEQESAAAVLEGTIAHNQETIQRVSSEMTESDTRAGSLAAQAAEQKEHAAELEGRIAEENAALEALLEKARSAAERADGHQSEAEALRGREAMAAAAAADARAEAAAADAESVQIRERSAAAEADRAAAGERLTEAERESRDNRRRLEDARDEAAAAANIIAGHSLRMEERRKKAAAAGEKKVQLTMDVGALDNRIRLLTEMEKEYEGFSKAVKLVCQAQSSLRGIHGPVAGLMRTEGKYSLAIEIALGAGLQNIVVDREEDAKAAINFLKQRDGGRATFLPLTAIRGEELRERGVEQEFGFVGLASRLVTFDPKYQNIFHSLLGRTVIVEDLDCGIAMARKYRNAFRIVTLDGQVINRGGSMTGGSASRSAGVLSRAAELEKLQGRSAAMHRQLAEAQKEQEAAQRELDAAQYELETAEAQRRQAEDEVLRLEGTQNHFDILLRSLRESLENLEGELESLTGRLSDNARRREAAEQAVAEQEALAAGYRAQAEEALSGQSELLEHSNALAEEISAAKSRLAALGAEREAAADRAAELRRLAEDLTGGRAQKEAMVEQCHQTIRDAQAEIQRLREESAALAQQSDDLRRRLTELNQEKIALEAERTAKNKAGQEMNENLLNLERSASKLEQRLATSAMEEKQILDKLWEHYELSHSAAQEVRVELESVPKASRRIGELKRDIGALGAINIGAIDEFDRVNTRYTYLTEQRNDVEKAKEELGGIIEEITRQMTEIFAQQFKLLAESFQTTFVELFGGGRATLELEDENDILGCGIEIKAQPPGKTLKTISLLSGGEKAFVAIALYFAILKVHPTPFCVMDEIEAALDDANVTRYARYMRTLAGRTQFIVITHRRGTMEEADVLYGVTMQEQGISKILTINMNDLAKELKIQ, from the coding sequence GTGTACTTAAAAGCATTGGAGATCCAGGGGTTCAAGTCCTTTCCCGACAAGACCGTGCTGAACTTTGGTGAGGACATCACCGCCATCGTGGGCCCCAACGGCTCTGGCAAATCCAACATCTCCGACGCCATCCGCTGGGTCATGGGCGAGCAGAGCGCCAAGGGCCTCCGGGGTGCCAAGATGGAGGACGTCATCTTCGGCGGCACCGAAAAGCGCGCCCAGGTGGGTTTCGCCCAGGTGACCCTGGTCATTGACAACACCGAGCACATCTTCCCCACCATGGAGGAGTCGGAGGTGGCCGTCACCCGCCGCTACTACCGCAGCGGTGAGAGCGAATACTATATCAACCGCCAGTCCGTCCGCCTCAAGGACGTGACGGAGCTGTTCATGGACACCGGCATGGGCAAGGAGGGCTACTCCATCATCGGCCAGGGCAAGATCGACGAGATCCTCTCCGCCAAGAGCGGCGAGCGCCGGGAGATCTTCGAGGAGGCCGCCGGCATCGCCAAGTTCCGCCACCGCAAGGAGGACGCCGAGCGGAAGCTGGAGCGGACGGAGGAGAACCTGGTCCGCATCAATGACAAGATCTCCGAGCTGGAGCTCCAGGTGGACCCCCTGCGGGACCAGGCGGAGAAGGCCAAGAAGTACCTGATCCTGCGGGACGAGCTGCGCCTGCTGGAGATCTCATTGTGGCTGGAGAACCTGGACGCCCTGAAGGCCGGCCGGCGGAAGCTGGAGGCCGATTTCCACGCCGCCGAGGCGGAGCGGGATCAGGCCCGCGCGGCCTTGGACGCCCTCTACGCCGAGGGGGAGCAGTACGGCGCGCGGATGCAGGAGAAGGACATGGAGGCCGAGCGGCTCCGGGCCCAGGTCTCCCAGCTGGAGACCCAGGCCAAGGAGCAGGAGAGCGCCGCCGCCGTGCTGGAGGGCACCATCGCCCACAACCAGGAGACCATCCAGCGGGTGAGCAGCGAGATGACCGAGAGCGACACCCGGGCGGGGAGTCTCGCCGCCCAGGCCGCGGAGCAGAAGGAACACGCGGCGGAGCTGGAGGGCCGTATCGCGGAGGAAAATGCCGCCCTGGAGGCCCTGCTGGAGAAGGCCCGGTCCGCCGCCGAGCGGGCGGACGGCCACCAGAGCGAGGCCGAGGCCCTGCGGGGCCGGGAGGCCATGGCTGCCGCCGCTGCCGCCGACGCCCGGGCAGAGGCCGCCGCCGCGGACGCGGAGAGCGTCCAGATCCGGGAGCGCAGCGCCGCCGCCGAGGCCGACCGGGCTGCCGCCGGGGAGCGCCTGACAGAGGCGGAGCGGGAGTCCCGGGACAACCGCCGCCGTCTGGAGGACGCCCGGGACGAGGCCGCCGCCGCGGCCAACATCATCGCCGGCCACAGCCTGCGGATGGAGGAGCGGCGGAAGAAGGCCGCCGCAGCCGGGGAGAAGAAGGTCCAGCTGACCATGGACGTGGGCGCCCTGGACAACCGCATCCGCCTCCTGACGGAGATGGAGAAGGAGTACGAGGGCTTTTCCAAGGCCGTGAAGCTGGTCTGCCAGGCCCAGAGCAGCCTCCGGGGCATCCACGGCCCCGTGGCGGGCCTCATGCGGACCGAGGGCAAATACTCCCTGGCTATCGAGATCGCCCTGGGGGCGGGTTTGCAGAATATCGTGGTGGACCGGGAGGAGGACGCCAAGGCCGCCATCAACTTCCTCAAGCAGCGGGACGGCGGCCGCGCCACCTTCCTGCCGCTGACCGCCATCCGGGGCGAGGAGCTGCGGGAAAGGGGCGTGGAGCAGGAGTTTGGCTTCGTGGGCCTTGCCTCCCGGCTGGTGACCTTCGACCCGAAATATCAGAACATCTTCCACAGCCTCCTGGGCCGGACCGTCATCGTGGAGGACCTGGACTGCGGTATCGCCATGGCCCGGAAGTACCGCAACGCCTTCCGGATCGTGACATTGGACGGCCAGGTCATCAACCGGGGCGGCTCCATGACCGGCGGCTCCGCCAGCCGCAGCGCCGGCGTGCTGAGCCGGGCCGCGGAGCTTGAGAAGCTCCAGGGCCGCAGCGCCGCCATGCACCGCCAGCTGGCGGAGGCCCAGAAGGAGCAGGAGGCCGCCCAGCGGGAGCTGGACGCCGCCCAGTACGAACTGGAGACGGCGGAGGCCCAGCGCCGCCAGGCCGAGGACGAGGTACTGCGGCTGGAGGGCACGCAGAACCACTTTGACATCCTCCTGCGCTCCCTGCGGGAGAGCCTGGAGAATCTGGAGGGCGAGCTGGAGAGCCTGACCGGCCGCCTGAGTGACAACGCCCGCCGCCGGGAGGCCGCGGAGCAGGCCGTGGCGGAGCAGGAGGCCCTGGCCGCTGGGTACCGCGCCCAGGCGGAGGAGGCCCTCTCCGGCCAGTCGGAGCTGCTGGAGCACTCCAACGCCCTGGCGGAGGAGATCAGCGCCGCCAAGAGCCGCCTGGCCGCCCTGGGCGCCGAGCGGGAGGCCGCCGCAGACCGGGCCGCGGAGCTGCGGCGCCTGGCGGAGGATCTGACCGGCGGCCGGGCCCAGAAGGAGGCCATGGTAGAGCAGTGCCACCAGACTATCCGGGATGCCCAGGCGGAGATCCAGCGCCTGCGGGAGGAGTCCGCCGCACTGGCACAGCAGAGCGACGACTTGCGCCGGCGCCTGACGGAGCTGAACCAGGAGAAGATCGCCCTGGAGGCCGAGCGCACCGCCAAGAACAAGGCCGGCCAGGAGATGAACGAGAACCTGCTGAACCTGGAGCGGTCCGCCTCCAAGCTGGAGCAGCGGCTGGCAACCTCCGCCATGGAGGAAAAGCAGATCCTGGACAAGCTGTGGGAGCACTATGAGCTCAGCCACTCCGCCGCCCAGGAGGTCCGGGTGGAGCTGGAGAGCGTGCCCAAGGCCTCCCGCCGGATCGGTGAGCTGAAACGGGACATCGGCGCCCTGGGCGCCATCAACATCGGCGCCATCGACGAGTTCGACCGGGTCAACACCCGCTACACCTACCTCACGGAGCAGCGCAACGACGTGGAGAAGGCCAAGGAGGAGCTGGGCGGCATCATCGAGGAGATCACCCGCCAGATGACGGAGATCTTTGCCCAGCAGTTCAAGCTCCTGGCGGAGAGCTTCCAGACCACCTTTGTGGAGCTCTTCGGCGGCGGCCGGGCCACGCTGGAGCTGGAGGACGAGAACGACATCTTAGGCTGCGGCATTGAGATCAAGGCCCAGCCGCCGGGAAAAACTCTTAAGACCATCTCCCTGCTCTCCGGCGGCGAGAAGGCCTTTGTGGCCATCGCGCTGTACTTCGCTATTTTGAAAGTCCACCCCACGCCTTTCTGCGTCATGGACGAGATCGAGGCGGCGCTGGACGACGCGAACGTCACCCGCTACGCCCGCTACATGCGGACCCTGGCGGGGCGGACCCAGTTCATCGTCATCACCCACCGCCGTGGCACCATGGAGGAGGCGGATGTCCTCTACGGCGTCACCATGCAGGAACAGGGCATCTCCAAGATCCTGACCATCAACATGAACGACCTGGCGAAGGAACTGAAGATCCAATAA
- a CDS encoding sulfurtransferase TusA family protein produces the protein MIDTRGYICPTPVLMVQKALKDGPASVEVLCDARAAVENVTRFAKSQGYQVTEAPEGPDFKLTLTK, from the coding sequence ATGATCGATACCCGCGGTTACATCTGCCCCACCCCGGTGCTGATGGTCCAGAAGGCCCTGAAGGACGGCCCCGCCAGCGTGGAGGTGCTCTGCGACGCCCGGGCGGCGGTGGAGAACGTCACCCGCTTCGCCAAATCCCAGGGCTATCAGGTGACGGAGGCCCCGGAGGGCCCCGACTTCAAGCTGACGCTGACGAAATGA